One genomic region from Mesotoga sp. BH458_6_3_2_1 encodes:
- a CDS encoding four helix bundle protein has product MAFFEMEIYEVSMSFVERIYKLTRSFPEEERYCLVSQMRRAAISVPSNIAEGNGRGHSKEYLHFLYNARGSLMELRTQIDISKRLGYLKEADYSSLIESYETLRKMLMNLITSIRRKSISKST; this is encoded by the coding sequence GTGGCTTTTTTCGAAATGGAGATCTACGAAGTATCTATGAGCTTTGTAGAGAGAATCTACAAATTAACAAGGAGCTTTCCAGAAGAAGAGAGATACTGCCTTGTTTCTCAAATGAGAAGAGCTGCAATATCAGTTCCGTCTAACATTGCTGAAGGAAATGGAAGGGGTCATTCAAAAGAGTATTTGCACTTCTTATATAACGCAAGAGGATCGCTGATGGAACTGAGAACTCAAATTGATATTTCCAAGAGGCTTGGGTATCTCAAAGAAGCAGATTATTCAAGTCTGATAGAGAGTTATGAAACACTGAGAAAGATGCTGATGAATCTCATTACGTCAATTAGAAGGAAGAGTATTTCGAAATCAACCTGA
- a CDS encoding nucleotide sugar dehydrogenase gives MLKERILDKSAIIGVIGLGYVGLPLAVEKAKAGFKVIGFDIQESKVKMVNEGHNYIGDVVNADLEKIVSDGHLRATADFEELAGCDVIAICVPTPLDVFKQPDLTYVINSTENVAKRLHKDMLVVLESTTYPGTTEDVMKPILEETGLVCGKDFYLAFSPERVDPGNLRYKTKNTPKVVGGVGPESTEVAKLLYESVLDAEVFVVSSPKEAEMTKILENTFRIVNIALINEMAVVADKMGINIWDVINAASTKPFGFMPFFPGPGVGGHCIPIDPFYLTYIARKYDYHTRLIELSGEINDSMPEYVVTRVMKALNERGICMNGAKVVMLGIAYKEDIEDMRESPALKVLEHLEKNLAHVSVVDPYVPEFIWEGKTVKTVNLTEELIKESDAVIITTAHKKLINYSMIVKNAKYVFDAKNVLSKMGIAGENIEVL, from the coding sequence ATGCTCAAAGAAAGGATTTTAGACAAATCGGCGATAATCGGCGTAATCGGCCTTGGCTATGTAGGATTGCCGTTAGCGGTAGAGAAGGCCAAGGCCGGTTTCAAAGTAATCGGTTTTGATATCCAGGAAAGCAAAGTGAAGATGGTCAATGAGGGGCACAACTACATCGGTGATGTTGTCAACGCTGATCTCGAGAAGATAGTCTCTGATGGTCATCTTCGCGCGACTGCCGATTTTGAAGAACTGGCAGGCTGCGATGTAATTGCGATCTGTGTTCCCACTCCCCTTGACGTCTTTAAACAGCCGGATCTCACGTATGTGATCAACTCAACAGAAAATGTCGCGAAGAGACTCCACAAAGACATGCTAGTAGTTCTTGAATCAACAACATATCCCGGAACCACAGAAGATGTTATGAAGCCTATTCTTGAAGAAACTGGTCTTGTATGCGGAAAGGACTTCTATCTCGCCTTCAGTCCGGAAAGAGTTGATCCGGGAAACCTTAGATACAAAACGAAGAACACACCAAAAGTAGTCGGAGGAGTAGGTCCGGAATCTACCGAAGTAGCGAAGCTTCTTTACGAATCGGTTCTTGATGCCGAAGTCTTCGTCGTTTCATCTCCGAAAGAAGCGGAGATGACAAAGATTCTCGAGAATACATTCAGGATAGTAAATATAGCCTTGATTAACGAAATGGCAGTAGTCGCGGACAAAATGGGAATCAACATCTGGGACGTAATAAATGCCGCCTCGACGAAACCCTTTGGCTTCATGCCCTTCTTCCCCGGTCCCGGAGTCGGAGGTCATTGTATCCCCATAGATCCCTTCTATCTTACATACATAGCGCGCAAGTACGACTATCACACGCGCCTGATAGAACTCTCCGGAGAGATAAACGACTCAATGCCCGAATACGTTGTCACAAGGGTTATGAAGGCTTTGAACGAACGCGGTATATGCATGAACGGCGCGAAAGTCGTCATGCTAGGCATCGCATATAAAGAAGATATAGAAGACATGAGAGAGTCCCCAGCCCTGAAAGTTCTAGAACACCTTGAAAAGAATCTTGCCCATGTCTCTGTTGTCGATCCTTATGTTCCTGAATTTATCTGGGAAGGAAAGACCGTTAAGACTGTCAACCTCACAGAAGAGTTAATAAAAGAGTCGGACGCAGTAATAATCACGACGGCACACAAAAAGCTCATAAACTATTCAATGATTGTAAAGAACGCAAAATACGTTTTCGACGCGAAAAACGTCCTCAGCAAAATGGGCATCGCAGGCGAAAATATAGAAGTTCTTTAG
- a CDS encoding acyltransferase, producing MSNIEKGINVIIEDGAKIGENCVIGHNAVIHRGVVIGDDVTIGDNTVLGKEPFAASTSATTSIEELKPLSLGNGTTIGASCVIYKGASLGEKCFVGDLATIREKTTIGDRTIVGKGATVENGTSVGKRVKIETGAYVTAFSTIEDYCFIAPEVTFTNDNYLGRTEERKNHFKGPTLRKGARIGANATLLPGVTVGEDALVAAGSVVTKDLAPRKMYAGIPAKFIRDVPQEQLIEEQVFYEERE from the coding sequence ATGTCTAACATCGAAAAAGGAATTAACGTAATAATCGAAGACGGTGCGAAGATCGGTGAAAATTGCGTGATAGGCCACAACGCTGTAATCCACAGAGGTGTGGTCATAGGAGACGATGTAACGATAGGAGACAATACAGTCCTTGGAAAAGAGCCCTTTGCAGCCAGTACAAGCGCCACTACAAGTATTGAAGAACTCAAACCACTATCGCTCGGCAATGGAACTACAATAGGCGCCTCGTGTGTTATCTACAAGGGAGCCTCTCTGGGAGAAAAGTGCTTTGTGGGTGACCTTGCAACTATTCGAGAGAAGACGACAATCGGAGATAGAACAATTGTCGGAAAGGGAGCCACTGTCGAGAACGGAACCTCAGTTGGGAAGAGAGTTAAGATAGAAACCGGAGCCTACGTAACAGCCTTCTCAACTATTGAAGACTACTGCTTCATCGCCCCTGAGGTAACCTTCACAAATGACAACTATCTGGGCAGAACAGAAGAGAGAAAAAATCACTTCAAAGGGCCAACATTAAGAAAAGGAGCTCGAATTGGGGCAAATGCAACACTGCTTCCGGGAGTAACTGTAGGTGAGGATGCGTTGGTTGCGGCTGGAAGCGTCGTTACAAAAGATCTGGCTCCAAGAAAGATGTACGCAGGCATCCCTGCAAAATTTATCCGAGACGTACCACAAGAACAGCTGATAGAAGAACAAGTATTCTATGAAGAGCGAGAATAA
- a CDS encoding DegT/DnrJ/EryC1/StrS aminotransferase family protein has translation MHIPLFDLTRQYSDLREELLGKIDEALLGGRVILGEAVKELEKSIADLIGVKHAIGVANGSDALLIAVAALGIGPGDYVITTPYTFFATVSSITRNGATPLFADIDPITYNIDLDKVEELLQIHPERERIKAIIPVHLFGQSMELGRLENIREIYGVKIIEDCAQSIGASWSYPDGSTVMTGSIGDLSTFSFFPTKNLGAYGDGGMITTDDDELAAFCRSYRVHGSPVKYVHDMIGINSRLDELQAIVLNTKLKHLQEYERRRIEIASKYAEHFERAGLGFGVSSMDEDQFLSDNTQQMTKDRSSHNAQPTTYSDVVIHCPSAPYSMNGEPRTANDYCFSHVFHQYVVRFEGFSREQRDSLRDYLAEQGIGTSIYYPMGLHQQKCFAYLGVPTGALPETEMACEETLALPIFPEMTDEEIKYVVDKIAESVTNER, from the coding sequence ATGCATATACCATTATTTGATTTGACTAGACAGTACAGTGATTTGAGAGAAGAGCTACTCGGAAAGATCGATGAAGCGCTTCTTGGGGGGAGGGTAATTCTCGGTGAAGCCGTAAAAGAGCTGGAAAAAAGCATAGCAGATCTTATCGGGGTTAAACACGCGATTGGTGTGGCAAACGGTTCCGATGCTCTTCTTATTGCCGTCGCCGCTCTGGGAATCGGTCCTGGAGACTACGTGATAACTACTCCTTATACTTTTTTCGCTACCGTTAGCTCTATTACAAGAAATGGAGCAACGCCGCTCTTTGCAGATATTGACCCGATAACTTACAACATCGATCTTGACAAAGTTGAGGAGCTACTTCAGATACATCCCGAAAGGGAAAGAATAAAGGCTATCATCCCAGTTCATTTATTTGGTCAGTCAATGGAACTCGGTCGACTCGAAAATATTAGAGAAATATATGGTGTCAAGATAATAGAAGATTGTGCGCAGTCGATAGGTGCGAGCTGGAGCTATCCTGATGGATCGACGGTGATGACAGGTTCAATCGGAGACCTTTCAACCTTCTCTTTCTTTCCTACGAAGAATCTCGGTGCATATGGCGACGGCGGGATGATCACAACAGATGACGACGAGCTCGCTGCATTCTGCAGGAGCTACAGAGTCCATGGCTCGCCTGTGAAGTACGTTCACGACATGATAGGAATCAACTCGAGACTCGATGAGCTTCAGGCGATAGTCCTCAACACAAAGCTCAAGCACCTTCAAGAATATGAAAGAAGAAGAATTGAAATAGCCAGCAAATACGCAGAGCACTTCGAAAGAGCGGGTCTGGGGTTTGGGGTCTCGAGTATGGATGAAGATCAATTTCTTTCGGACAACACGCAACAAATGACGAAGGACCGTTCTTCGCACAACGCACAACCTACAACGTACAGCGATGTGGTGATCCACTGCCCTTCTGCTCCTTATTCGATGAACGGCGAACCGAGAACGGCAAACGATTACTGCTTCTCTCACGTCTTTCATCAATACGTTGTGAGATTCGAGGGTTTCAGTAGAGAACAGAGAGACTCGTTGAGGGATTATTTGGCAGAACAGGGCATAGGCACTTCGATCTACTATCCAATGGGTCTCCACCAGCAGAAGTGTTTTGCATATTTAGGAGTCCCAACAGGAGCGCTCCCGGAAACCGAAATGGCCTGTGAAGAAACACTCGCTTTGCCAATATTCCCCGAGATGACAGACGAAGAAATCAAATATGTGGTCGACAAGATCGCTGAATCTGTTACGAACGAGAGATAA
- a CDS encoding winged helix-turn-helix transcriptional regulator has product MNNKGATMDLSEFSFFNPSPNFREMSILKALTESSSVSQERLARIAGIVPSMVNKYIRDFEDSELIQKEGENRRNMKYVLTEAGKFRLQYLTILYLKEAAKLYTESRDIFGEVLDTIKGSDHESFYLYGAGIIGGILADVLRTEGIKIIGFIDDSAAKQNGTFHDLHVFSPEKVDGRDDTAVIVASFRHANHIVKNAKDRGLDNVMVFTISKLGKVELEQIE; this is encoded by the coding sequence ATGAATAATAAAGGAGCAACTATGGATCTTTCTGAGTTTTCGTTTTTCAATCCTTCTCCGAATTTCAGAGAAATGAGCATTCTGAAGGCTCTTACTGAAAGTTCATCAGTTTCCCAAGAACGACTTGCCAGAATCGCTGGGATTGTTCCCAGCATGGTGAATAAATACATAAGAGACTTTGAAGATTCGGAGCTGATCCAGAAAGAGGGGGAGAACAGGCGGAACATGAAGTATGTCTTGACTGAAGCGGGAAAGTTCAGGCTTCAGTATTTAACTATTCTTTACCTCAAAGAAGCAGCTAAGCTTTACACGGAATCGAGAGATATCTTTGGAGAAGTCCTGGACACGATAAAGGGAAGCGATCATGAAAGCTTCTATCTATACGGTGCGGGAATAATCGGCGGAATTCTTGCGGACGTTCTAAGAACTGAGGGCATAAAAATTATTGGCTTCATAGACGATTCGGCAGCGAAACAGAACGGAACGTTTCACGATCTACACGTCTTTTCACCAGAAAAGGTCGACGGTAGAGATGATACAGCAGTCATTGTTGCTTCCTTCAGACATGCTAACCACATTGTCAAGAATGCAAAAGATAGAGGTTTAGATAACGTAATGGTCTTTACCATATCCAAACTGGGCAAAGTCGAACTTGAGCAAATTGAGTAG
- a CDS encoding ATP-binding protein, with translation MFINREKELASLRKLKNSGKFEMVVVYGRRRVGKTTLLKEFSKEMESIFFVCDEVNEKMMLRNFSEVVLEHFGQKDTLSPFESWEKAIRFVASHAKEKRLLLVIDEYPYLANASSYFPSLLQRLIDHELLETRLYLVLCGSSVSFMESEVLGSRSRLFGRRTAQMRVEPFTYREASLFFPELSNEGKIIAYGVLGGIPQYLQKWNQHLPYKENIANNFLDTSAYLYAEPRFLLRQELREPSLYNTIIESIAQGATRMNEISTRVGEPNDKTAKYIATLLNLNILGREVPVTEKNTSRKAIYYIRDNLFKFWYTFVFPNLSLIETGMTEELLNKKIASGLSKYLGLAFENICREYLLYKSVRGELPFRIMKLGKWWGSNPAMKKQEEIDLLGLGDSQVIIGECKWTNARVGVGELERLREKGSIIACQDRIFVIFSKRGFTADLEELAARDASVYLVTLDDLFA, from the coding sequence ATGTTCATCAACAGAGAGAAAGAGCTTGCTTCTCTTAGGAAGCTAAAGAATAGTGGAAAGTTCGAGATGGTCGTTGTTTATGGACGTCGAAGAGTGGGAAAAACAACTCTTCTTAAAGAGTTCTCTAAAGAGATGGAAAGCATCTTCTTTGTCTGCGATGAGGTCAACGAGAAAATGATGCTGCGAAACTTTTCGGAAGTCGTTCTAGAACACTTCGGCCAGAAAGACACATTATCTCCTTTTGAGTCATGGGAGAAGGCGATTAGGTTCGTCGCGTCCCATGCAAAAGAAAAGCGTCTTCTCCTAGTAATAGATGAGTACCCATATTTGGCGAATGCTAGTAGCTATTTCCCGTCTCTCTTACAGCGCCTTATAGATCATGAGCTACTTGAAACAAGGCTCTATTTAGTTCTTTGCGGTTCATCTGTGAGTTTCATGGAGAGTGAAGTATTGGGCAGTAGGAGCCGCTTATTTGGAAGAAGAACTGCTCAGATGAGAGTCGAGCCATTCACCTATCGCGAAGCCTCGCTGTTCTTTCCGGAACTGAGCAACGAAGGAAAAATCATCGCGTATGGAGTGTTGGGGGGAATCCCACAGTATTTGCAGAAGTGGAACCAGCATCTTCCATATAAAGAGAATATTGCAAACAACTTTCTCGATACATCGGCGTATCTTTATGCCGAGCCGAGATTCTTGTTGAGACAGGAACTTCGCGAACCTTCCCTATACAACACAATAATTGAATCAATTGCGCAAGGCGCTACTCGCATGAACGAGATAAGCACAAGGGTAGGAGAGCCTAATGATAAGACTGCAAAGTACATAGCTACACTGCTGAACTTGAATATATTGGGACGAGAAGTGCCCGTTACAGAGAAGAACACTTCACGGAAGGCGATCTACTATATCAGAGACAACCTTTTTAAGTTCTGGTACACCTTTGTGTTTCCTAACCTCTCGCTTATCGAAACCGGCATGACAGAAGAGCTTCTGAACAAAAAGATCGCTAGCGGACTCAGCAAGTATCTGGGCCTAGCTTTCGAAAACATATGCAGAGAATATTTACTGTACAAGAGTGTCAGGGGAGAACTACCCTTCAGGATTATGAAGTTGGGCAAGTGGTGGGGAAGCAATCCTGCAATGAAGAAGCAAGAGGAAATTGACCTTCTTGGTCTCGGAGATAGTCAAGTAATAATCGGTGAATGCAAGTGGACAAACGCTAGAGTCGGCGTAGGTGAACTTGAGAGATTAAGAGAAAAGGGATCGATTATCGCTTGTCAAGACAGGATATTCGTGATCTTTTCCAAGAGAGGATTTACTGCAGATCTGGAAGAACTAGCTGCAAGAGATGCAAGTGTTTACCTCGTGACCTTAGACGACCTCTTTGCCTGA
- a CDS encoding type II toxin-antitoxin system HicA family toxin — MKLPRDVTFEELLKVLTKLEYEVTRQTGSHVRLTTKRKGEHHITIPHHSTLKPGTLNAILIEIAGHFEMTKKDLLEFLFD, encoded by the coding sequence TTGAAACTCCCTCGAGATGTAACCTTTGAAGAACTTCTGAAAGTTCTCACAAAGCTGGAGTATGAGGTCACACGTCAAACCGGCAGCCACGTGAGACTAACTACAAAGCGGAAGGGGGAGCATCATATAACTATTCCTCATCACAGTACGCTGAAGCCCGGTACACTTAACGCCATACTTATTGAAATTGCCGGACACTTCGAAATGACAAAGAAAGACTTGCTTGAGTTTCTCTTCGATTAG
- a CDS encoding type II toxin-antitoxin system HicB family antitoxin, with translation MDTEIIFLVEEDSVSGFFARALGHPIFTQAETLEELKKNIRDAIRCHFDESELPRIIRLHFVKEEVIAL, from the coding sequence TTGGATACCGAAATAATCTTTCTCGTCGAAGAAGATTCCGTTTCTGGATTTTTTGCACGCGCCTTAGGTCACCCCATATTTACTCAAGCTGAAACACTTGAAGAGCTGAAGAAGAACATCAGGGACGCAATTAGATGTCATTTTGACGAAAGCGAGCTACCGAGGATAATTAGGCTTCATTTCGTTAAGGAAGAGGTAATTGCTCTTTGA
- a CDS encoding nucleotidyl transferase AbiEii/AbiGii toxin family protein produces MRYDKQTIGQLASELGFVRDTYEKTLRLVEILQFIDSDTLLLEALALKGGTAINLMIIQFPRLSVDIDLDYCRSISREIMIEDRTVITDKITLFMDANGYRHSDKSKRHYSLESHVFEYTNSGGAKDNIKIEINFSMRAHVLPLEVRRTAIPGIIQEIRSRCVSSIEILSSKIVALLTRGATRDLYDVSKMISLLSLNEREIELLRKCTLFYFSIGSTGIPESFDFERLKSITKYRIRTELLPVLRKEEKIDLDEMLSKVEKFLSKLLVFTTKETNFIDRFRKHDYHPELLFNDKEIVERIRFHPMALWKTNEI; encoded by the coding sequence GTGAGATACGATAAACAAACTATCGGGCAACTAGCTTCAGAACTGGGATTTGTGCGTGATACATATGAGAAAACATTGAGATTAGTCGAGATACTTCAATTCATAGACTCGGATACACTTCTTTTGGAAGCTTTGGCTTTGAAGGGCGGAACGGCAATTAACTTGATGATCATTCAGTTTCCAAGGCTATCAGTTGATATTGACCTTGACTACTGCAGAAGCATATCCAGGGAAATCATGATTGAAGATAGGACCGTCATTACAGATAAGATTACTCTTTTCATGGACGCGAACGGTTATAGACATAGCGACAAATCGAAGCGTCACTATTCTCTCGAATCACACGTTTTCGAATACACGAATTCAGGAGGAGCAAAAGATAATATCAAGATCGAGATCAACTTTTCAATGAGAGCTCATGTACTACCTTTGGAAGTCAGAAGAACTGCGATTCCTGGAATCATTCAAGAAATACGAAGTCGGTGTGTAAGTTCTATCGAAATACTTTCAAGCAAAATAGTTGCACTTCTCACAAGAGGAGCAACTCGTGATCTCTATGATGTCAGCAAAATGATCTCTCTTCTCTCTTTGAATGAAAGAGAGATAGAACTACTTAGAAAGTGCACCCTCTTCTATTTTTCGATAGGAAGTACTGGTATTCCTGAAAGCTTCGATTTTGAAAGGCTCAAAAGCATTACTAAGTACCGAATACGCACCGAACTTCTCCCGGTGCTTCGGAAAGAAGAGAAAATTGATCTTGATGAAATGCTCAGTAAGGTTGAGAAATTCCTTTCAAAACTACTCGTTTTCACTACAAAAGAGACAAATTTCATAGATAGGTTCAGGAAGCATGACTATCATCCTGAGCTGCTATTCAATGATAAAGAAATTGTCGAGAGAATAAGATTCCACCCGATGGCGCTATGGAAAACAAACGAAATTTGA